A part of Paenibacillus sp. IHBB 10380 genomic DNA contains:
- the spoIVB gene encoding SpoIVB peptidase, protein MNSNLRKKLFGLLTAFLLCFLGTSEPVKSYAALPNDLRMSTDHTSQLQLAVPVYSQASVDRPDVLQLNGSANSTMQVSPNHPLKLSPQNSGKAKLTLKLFGTIPFKTVRIQVVPGLKVIPGGQTIGVKVKSAGILVVGHHLVKANQDTRVSPGELAGIQLGDLMTHMDGVPLTDISKIAKMVEEAGKKKQDLKISFKRGDKSLTTKLTPAYDSEEKSWRLGLYIRDSAAGVGTLTFYAPDQGVYGALGHVITDMNTQTPIVVGSGEIVQSNVTSISKSQEGEPGEKRAHFLKESNVLGNIENNTHFGIFGKMSQNPEHGLYNKPIPIAFAEDVKEGPAEILTVVDGQHVERFNVSIVHVARQDNPATKGLVLKITDPKLLSKTGGIVQGMSGSPIIQDGKLIGAVTHVFVNDPKSGYGCFIEWMLQDSGIMSKNAEQKNLKAS, encoded by the coding sequence TTGAACTCCAACCTCAGGAAGAAATTGTTTGGGCTTTTAACTGCCTTTCTTTTATGTTTTCTTGGCACAAGTGAACCCGTGAAGAGTTATGCGGCTTTGCCGAATGATTTGAGAATGTCTACAGATCATACGTCTCAGCTTCAGCTCGCGGTTCCAGTGTACTCCCAAGCATCTGTGGATAGGCCTGATGTGCTCCAGCTCAATGGCTCAGCTAATTCAACAATGCAAGTGTCCCCGAATCATCCTTTGAAGCTAAGCCCCCAGAATAGTGGCAAAGCAAAACTGACGCTGAAATTATTCGGTACCATTCCATTCAAAACGGTACGAATCCAAGTTGTACCTGGTTTGAAGGTGATTCCAGGTGGACAAACGATTGGTGTCAAAGTGAAGTCGGCAGGAATTTTAGTGGTAGGGCATCATTTAGTCAAGGCGAACCAAGATACCCGTGTATCTCCAGGTGAACTAGCAGGTATTCAGTTAGGGGATTTGATGACGCACATGGATGGGGTTCCACTTACTGATATTAGCAAGATCGCTAAGATGGTGGAGGAAGCAGGTAAGAAAAAGCAAGATCTTAAAATTTCCTTCAAAAGAGGAGATAAAAGTCTGACTACAAAGTTAACACCAGCTTATGATAGTGAAGAAAAATCTTGGCGGCTAGGACTCTATATACGCGATTCTGCTGCAGGTGTAGGGACGCTTACCTTCTATGCCCCTGATCAAGGCGTATATGGCGCACTAGGACATGTTATAACGGATATGAATACCCAGACGCCCATCGTTGTCGGTAGTGGTGAAATTGTTCAATCGAACGTTACATCTATTTCCAAAAGCCAAGAAGGCGAGCCTGGTGAAAAGAGAGCACATTTCCTGAAAGAAAGTAATGTTCTAGGTAACATCGAGAATAATACCCACTTCGGTATATTCGGTAAAATGTCACAGAATCCTGAGCATGGCCTATATAATAAGCCAATACCTATTGCTTTTGCAGAAGATGTAAAAGAAGGACCAGCAGAAATATTAACAGTTGTAGATGGTCAGCATGTGGAACGCTTCAATGTTAGTATCGTTCATGTCGCACGTCAGGACAACCCAGCAACCAAAGGACTTGTACTTAAAATTACGGATCCAAAGTTGTTGAGCAAGACAGGTGGAATCGTACAGGGTATGAGTGGTAGTCCGATTATCCAAGATGGCAAATTAATAGGTGCTGTAACGCATGTATTCGTGAATGATCCGAAGTCAGGGTATGGATGCTTTATTGAATGGATGTTACAGGACTCAGGAATAATGTCCAAAAATGCAGAACAAAAAAATCTTAAGGCGAGTTAG
- the spo0A gene encoding sporulation transcription factor Spo0A: MQKIEVLLADDNREFTNLLAEYISGQEDMVVTGIAYNGEEVLNMINESRKAPDVLILDIIMPHLDGLGVLERLREMNVSPQPKIVMLTAFGQENITQRAVQLGASYYILKPFDMEVLANRIRQLVGQQNVNSPSMSMSNHRSNVVPLGKGKNLDANITSIIHEIGVPAHIKGYQYLREAITIVYNNIEILGAITKTLYPAIAEKFKTTPSRVERAIRHAIEVAWTRGNIDSISHLFGYTINISKSKPTNSEFIAMVADKLRIEHKVS; encoded by the coding sequence GTGCAAAAAATTGAGGTATTGTTAGCTGATGATAACCGAGAGTTTACGAATTTGCTTGCAGAATATATTTCGGGGCAAGAGGATATGGTTGTTACAGGAATCGCTTACAATGGCGAGGAAGTGCTCAATATGATTAATGAATCCAGAAAGGCACCGGATGTACTTATTTTGGATATTATTATGCCTCATTTGGATGGCCTCGGTGTGCTTGAGCGTCTGCGTGAAATGAATGTATCCCCACAACCTAAGATTGTCATGCTGACGGCTTTCGGACAAGAGAACATTACTCAACGTGCTGTACAATTGGGTGCCTCGTATTACATCTTGAAGCCATTTGATATGGAAGTACTAGCCAATCGTATTCGCCAGCTTGTAGGTCAACAGAACGTGAACTCACCAAGCATGTCTATGTCCAATCATAGATCCAATGTAGTCCCATTAGGAAAAGGAAAAAATTTAGATGCCAACATCACGTCCATCATACATGAAATCGGTGTTCCAGCGCATATTAAAGGGTATCAGTACTTGCGTGAAGCCATCACCATCGTATATAACAATATAGAAATTCTAGGTGCCATTACCAAAACGCTCTACCCAGCCATTGCCGAGAAATTCAAAACAACGCCATCCCGCGTTGAGCGTGCTATCCGTCATGCCATTGAAGTGGCTTGGACACGCGGCAACATCGACTCCATCAGCCACCTGTTCGGCTACACGATCAATATAAGCAAGTCTAAGCCAACGAACTCGGAGTTCATTGCGATGGTGGCTGATAAGCTTAGAATTGAGCATAAGGTGTCGTAA
- a CDS encoding DUF1801 domain-containing protein, with product MYELKTKETDNSVIEFIENVKSLKKREDAYRLLDIFTETTGYIAKMWGPSIIGFGAYHYKYASGHEGDAPLVGFSPRKAKISLYFATGETKREELLKDFGKHTTGKACVYINKVADINVDVLQELINQSVIFLNGTYPNNHN from the coding sequence ATGTATGAGCTAAAAACAAAAGAAACGGATAACAGTGTTATTGAATTTATCGAAAATGTTAAAAGCCTTAAAAAACGCGAAGATGCCTATAGATTGTTAGATATTTTTACTGAAACGACAGGTTATATAGCGAAAATGTGGGGACCGAGTATTATTGGATTTGGTGCATACCATTATAAATATGCTTCCGGTCACGAAGGCGATGCACCACTGGTTGGTTTTTCACCTCGTAAAGCTAAAATAAGCTTATATTTTGCGACAGGTGAGACAAAACGAGAAGAGTTGTTAAAGGATTTTGGTAAACATACGACAGGAAAGGCATGTGTGTACATCAATAAGGTAGCTGATATCAATGTTGATGTTTTACAAGAGTTAATTAACCAGTCTGTCATTTTCTTGAATGGAACCTATCCAAATAATCACAACTGA
- a CDS encoding MazG nucleotide pyrophosphohydrolase domain-containing protein — MNTSEFQLYVSEFSKVKGFDKSSIEQRMLYLMTEVGELSKEVLTVSFNPDTETKENLGLEMYDVVWNIFDLANKLNIDLDQAFKKKMEINDKRTWR, encoded by the coding sequence ATGAATACATCTGAGTTTCAACTTTATGTAAGTGAGTTCAGTAAAGTTAAAGGGTTCGACAAGAGTTCTATTGAGCAAAGGATGTTGTACCTAATGACGGAAGTAGGTGAGTTGTCTAAGGAGGTTTTGACGGTCTCCTTCAATCCAGATACTGAAACGAAAGAGAATTTGGGATTGGAGATGTATGATGTGGTATGGAATATCTTTGACTTAGCGAATAAGCTTAACATTGATTTAGACCAAGCCTTCAAAAAGAAGATGGAGATTAATGATAAAAGAACTTGGAGGTAG
- a CDS encoding stalk domain-containing protein, producing MKRKWFIVTTAACVLFGTSVMAFASNPIKLMINDTEHYTEVPPQIMNGRVMVPLSVISDVFGKETTYDKNSKNVNIKNIQHVTIAESESGEMKVTADQGENGIYEHLTLVTENFSRNLLGSYNVINPSYAPEILLADVNGDGKNEIVIILTTGYGTGVYQSEVRVLEGNTGHEIHTENALSVFSKQFSEGNLTAKGIEFDLNKQHILIPDAEVSAVYKDGNQKIEVGSIISYKVENNTLKATTAVPRLFSDYAGELQVQYVFKDNVLQGGTASFIPYED from the coding sequence TTGAAAAGAAAATGGTTTATTGTTACGACTGCTGCGTGCGTATTATTTGGGACTTCTGTGATGGCTTTCGCTTCTAATCCAATAAAATTAATGATCAATGATACGGAACATTATACTGAGGTCCCTCCACAAATTATGAATGGACGAGTTATGGTCCCTCTTAGCGTTATATCGGATGTGTTTGGTAAGGAAACAACGTATGACAAGAATTCTAAGAACGTAAATATAAAGAATATCCAACATGTGACCATTGCTGAATCAGAATCAGGAGAAATGAAAGTTACCGCTGATCAGGGGGAGAATGGCATTTATGAGCATTTGACGCTTGTAACGGAAAATTTCAGCCGGAATTTACTCGGAAGTTACAATGTTATCAATCCTTCCTACGCTCCAGAGATCTTATTAGCTGATGTAAATGGGGATGGTAAGAACGAGATCGTGATTATCCTAACTACAGGTTATGGTACCGGGGTTTATCAAAGTGAAGTTCGAGTATTGGAAGGAAATACAGGACATGAAATTCATACTGAGAATGCTTTATCCGTATTTAGTAAGCAGTTTAGTGAGGGGAATTTGACAGCTAAAGGCATTGAATTTGATCTAAATAAGCAACATATACTCATTCCGGATGCTGAAGTAAGCGCTGTATATAAGGATGGAAACCAGAAAATTGAAGTTGGCAGTATCATTAGCTATAAGGTGGAGAACAACACACTGAAGGCAACGACAGCTGTTCCTAGATTGTTCTCGGATTATGCTGGTGAGTTACAGGTTCAGTATGTGTTCAAGGATAATGTTCTACAAGGGGGAACGGCCTCTTTTATTCCATATGAAGACTAG
- a CDS encoding ZIP family metal transporter, with protein METAILGSFISAMATVLGAVPLLFVKSLSEKWKDILIAFTAGIMVSACTFGLMPQALNESGIWVLTIGFMMGIVVLDLIEKNIPHIDVENDSGISTFDSKSLLVIIALFIHNIPEGLSTGFSFASENESLGLMVAISIGAQNMPEGLILAVFLLNSNVTKLNAFLLVAVTGFMEVISAIVGYFAASYIESLIGYGLAFAAGAMMFIVYKELIPESHSHGYERPSTYSFIIGLLIMVYISYIFG; from the coding sequence GTGGAAACAGCTATACTTGGAAGTTTTATATCTGCTATGGCTACAGTGTTAGGCGCAGTCCCTCTTTTGTTTGTGAAGAGTCTTTCAGAGAAATGGAAAGACATTCTTATCGCCTTCACAGCAGGAATCATGGTCTCAGCCTGCACGTTTGGACTTATGCCGCAAGCATTGAATGAATCTGGCATTTGGGTGTTAACGATCGGTTTCATGATGGGAATCGTCGTGTTAGACCTCATTGAAAAAAACATCCCGCATATCGATGTAGAGAACGATTCAGGTATTAGCACCTTTGATTCCAAATCACTGCTAGTCATTATCGCCCTCTTTATTCATAACATTCCTGAGGGACTGAGTACAGGATTTAGCTTCGCTAGTGAGAATGAGAGTCTTGGTCTTATGGTTGCGATATCCATTGGAGCTCAGAATATGCCAGAGGGACTCATACTTGCCGTGTTTCTTCTCAACTCTAATGTAACGAAGCTGAATGCCTTCCTTCTCGTTGCTGTAACCGGATTTATGGAAGTTATTTCAGCCATTGTTGGTTACTTCGCTGCCAGCTATATCGAGTCGTTAATTGGCTACGGATTAGCCTTTGCTGCCGGTGCCATGATGTTCATCGTTTATAAAGAATTGATTCCTGAAAGTCATAGCCATGGCTATGAAAGACCCTCTACCTATTCATTTATTATCGGTCTACTTATTATGGTATATATCAGTTACATATTCGGATAA
- a CDS encoding thymidine kinase, whose amino-acid sequence MAQLFFKYGAMNSGKSIEILKVAHNYEEQNKHVLIFTSAMDNRDEVGYVSSRIGLRREAIPIYQDTDIFSVVKKYQPKPSCVLVDECQFMNQEGIQQLVRIVDELDVPVMGFGLKNDFQNNLFEGSKHMLIYADKIEELKTICWFCERKATMTLRVKDGRPIYTGEQIQIGGNEAYYPVCRKCHANPTL is encoded by the coding sequence TTGGCACAATTATTTTTCAAATACGGGGCTATGAACAGTGGTAAATCCATTGAAATTCTAAAAGTGGCTCACAATTATGAGGAACAGAACAAACATGTATTAATTTTCACTTCAGCCATGGATAATCGAGATGAGGTCGGTTATGTTTCTTCTAGAATTGGCCTTAGACGCGAAGCAATTCCTATATATCAAGATACGGACATTTTTAGCGTCGTTAAGAAATATCAACCTAAACCTTCATGTGTACTAGTGGATGAATGCCAATTCATGAATCAAGAGGGGATTCAGCAACTTGTTCGCATTGTGGATGAACTTGATGTACCCGTCATGGGATTTGGGCTAAAAAATGATTTTCAAAATAATCTTTTTGAAGGTAGCAAGCATATGCTAATCTATGCGGACAAAATAGAAGAATTGAAAACGATATGTTGGTTCTGTGAACGGAAAGCGACAATGACCTTACGTGTTAAGGATGGTAGACCTATTTATACCGGAGAACAAATCCAGATTGGTGGGAATGAAGCCTACTACCCTGTATGCCGTAAATGTCACGCTAATCCCACACTATAA
- a CDS encoding DUF2627 domain-containing protein — protein sequence MKLLITRFIAIIILVVPGLMAMVGFLMMKDSIYNYVVVHGDDTITNPTFQWLHFGGGLLLFAAGMAFLGGWILSRDRKRNYVGPRFKQKRKPQESKSPIQP from the coding sequence ATGAAATTACTTATTACCCGCTTCATTGCCATAATCATTCTAGTTGTTCCAGGTCTAATGGCGATGGTCGGATTTCTGATGATGAAAGATTCTATATATAACTACGTTGTGGTCCATGGAGATGACACGATCACCAACCCCACCTTTCAATGGCTCCATTTTGGAGGAGGATTACTCCTCTTTGCTGCAGGCATGGCCTTCCTTGGGGGATGGATATTATCCCGCGATCGTAAACGTAATTATGTTGGCCCACGCTTTAAGCAAAAACGTAAACCCCAAGAATCTAAGTCACCTATACAACCATAG
- the lpdA gene encoding dihydrolipoyl dehydrogenase, translating into MSITCDVAVLGGGTGGYVAAIRAAQLGKDVVIIEEDKLGGTCLHRGCIPSKSLLRSAEVYAEIKDSESYGIETSGATLVFPKVQQRKTEIVEQLHQGVQYLMRKNKIKVLYGKGRVTGPSIFSPKSGAVAVELSDGEMETVIATNLIIATGSRPRILPGLEPDGIHILSSDEALVMEQLPKSIVIVGGGVIGVEWASMLNDFGVEVTIVEAANQLLPLEDEDIARELHTIFTRRGIKVITGGQVLADTYVIQDGHISIEVKMGDEQQSLEADQLLVSIGRQANVENIGIENTDVRTERGFIAVNSFMQTGEAHIYAIGDVIGGLQLAHVASYEGIAAVNHLAGETVQVYPSHLIPRCVYTRPEVASVGYTEKESRELGYDVRVGKFPFQAIGKSLVQGSKEGFVKVIADNNTNDILGVHMIGVHVTDLISEAALAQILDATPWEVSQMIHPHPTLSEIMGEAMLAVDGKAIGM; encoded by the coding sequence ATGTCTATTACTTGTGATGTTGCAGTGCTTGGTGGGGGGACTGGGGGTTATGTAGCGGCTATTCGCGCTGCTCAACTCGGCAAAGATGTCGTTATTATAGAAGAGGACAAGCTTGGTGGAACATGTCTGCACCGAGGCTGCATTCCTAGTAAGTCTTTGTTACGTAGTGCAGAAGTATATGCTGAAATTAAAGATAGCGAAAGTTATGGTATTGAGACGAGTGGAGCAACATTAGTATTTCCTAAAGTACAGCAACGAAAGACGGAGATCGTGGAGCAATTGCATCAAGGTGTGCAATATCTCATGCGTAAAAATAAAATAAAAGTACTCTACGGTAAGGGACGCGTGACAGGTCCATCTATTTTCTCGCCAAAAAGTGGTGCAGTGGCAGTAGAGTTGTCCGATGGCGAGATGGAGACTGTGATTGCAACCAATCTGATTATTGCCACGGGCTCAAGACCGCGTATATTACCGGGGCTAGAACCAGATGGAATCCATATTTTAAGTAGTGATGAAGCTTTAGTCATGGAGCAATTACCGAAATCTATAGTTATCGTAGGTGGCGGGGTTATTGGTGTGGAGTGGGCTTCGATGCTGAATGATTTCGGAGTGGAAGTCACGATCGTGGAAGCTGCGAATCAATTACTACCTCTTGAAGATGAAGACATCGCGCGCGAACTTCACACAATATTTACTCGTCGCGGGATTAAAGTGATAACAGGTGGACAGGTGCTTGCAGATACATATGTGATTCAGGATGGGCATATTTCCATAGAAGTGAAAATGGGAGATGAGCAACAGAGCCTTGAGGCTGATCAGTTACTTGTATCGATTGGGAGACAAGCGAATGTGGAGAATATCGGAATTGAAAATACGGATGTTCGGACTGAGCGTGGATTCATTGCCGTTAACTCTTTCATGCAGACGGGGGAAGCGCATATTTATGCGATTGGTGACGTTATTGGTGGCTTACAACTAGCTCATGTTGCAAGCTACGAAGGAATTGCTGCTGTGAACCATCTAGCAGGTGAAACGGTACAAGTGTATCCATCTCATCTCATACCACGATGCGTATACACGAGACCCGAAGTAGCGAGTGTTGGTTACACTGAGAAAGAGTCACGGGAGTTAGGATATGATGTGAGAGTAGGGAAGTTTCCTTTTCAAGCAATAGGTAAATCCTTAGTACAAGGAAGTAAAGAGGGGTTCGTTAAAGTTATTGCAGATAATAACACGAACGATATTCTTGGTGTGCATATGATCGGTGTTCATGTTACGGATCTTATTAGTGAAGCGGCCTTAGCGCAGATTCTTGATGCAACACCTTGGGAAGTTAGCCAGATGATTCATCCTCATCCTACCTTATCAGAAATTATGGGCGAGGCGATGCTTGCTGTAGATGGCAAAGCGATAGGAATGTAG